The genome window CCGAAGTCCTGGTAACGGGTGTTTATGATGATCAGCAACATGTTGTTTTGGCTACTTTCAATCATTCTCTGAAACCTGGGAGCAGACTCAGGTAAGAAGCTGAAAAGCCAATGCCATGGCTGGCCGCCTGCCTTTTCGCGGCCCCATCTCCGTCATTATCGATCAGGGGTGGCGGATGCCGGCACCATGATCCGCCAGTTTGCCTCACTGGAATAAAGCGGCTTGTAAGCCTGTTCGATCAGGGATGGCAGCGGGTTGCCGATCTCACCTGGACCGGGTGAATGCCTTGATCGTTCCAGAATGATGGCGCTGAATATTCTGTCCCGTAATGCTTTCCGTAACAGGCGATCATCCCCGGATATGGCGACGCTCTGGCCGTACAGGAAAAAGTCGAGACCGAAATTTTTGCCTGCCCAGAAGCACAAAGCAGGCATTTCACAGGCGACTGGTCCGGGGATTATGGCGATCCGGGTTTCCATGGAACGCCAGGCGCGCAGATCATCCGCGAGATGGCGTCGTTCGCTGATGATTTTTGGAATGGCGACCAGCCCTACGATCAATAATGGCACGGCAATGATCACGCGCATGCGCCACGGATTGCCTGCGGGTATGGAGACAGTCCCAGCCACAGCAACGGACAGGCAGAGCGCAATCGCGGCCTCGATATGGGCGTTCACATCCACGCCTTGCCCGCTGCGCTGAAAAATCCCGAGCGGCAGGGCGATCAGGACGAAAATCAGGATCAGATCGAGCCGATTATCCAGCCGCCGCATCTGTAGCAGAGGTCGGGAGGCAATGGCCATTGGCAGCAGCACCAGCAGGGGCACGATGGATTTGTCGGCCATACGCAGCATGGAGAGATGCCGTTTGGCGCCGGCAATATCGCGCATCATGTCCGGCCCGTACAGCATCAGACAGAGCGCAGACACCCCTGCCAGTCCGGCCAGCGTGGTAACGCACCAGATACGCCATGCATGGCGGTGATGCAGCAGCAGCCATATCCCCACTGCAAGGGGTGCGGCCAGCAGATTATGCTTGATCATCCCGCCGCCCAGCAGCAGCAGCGCGGAGCCGACGGAGGCCGCTGCCGATGGTGATTCTCCGGCCTGTTTTGGCAGGATGAGGGCCATTCCGGCCATCATCACCGCATCCGCCATCCATTGAGGATCATCAAGCCCGACATAGCGCCGCAGCAGGGTGGCATTGAGCGCCATGAACAACAGCCCACCCAGCCATGGTGCATGGACAGCCGGAGATGCAGCTCTGATCACCAGCCGCCTGATTATCCAGACGATGATCCCGCCCACGGTGAGCATCGACAGCAGCGCCAGAACCCGCCCGGCAATAATAGGGTCACCGGTCAGTTTTGCAGTCCAGCCGACGATGTAAAACGAGAGTGGCGGATAGTTATTGCCGGTCAGCCCATCCAGAGGCGGATACAAAACCTGTCCCGAAAAAACCTGCCGGGTCTGAAACGCATTCCATCCCTCATTGGGATCGCGCGAGAGATGATCCCCCAAACTCAGAATCCGCTCCGCAATCAGCCCGAAGGACAGCAGCCCGAGCAGCCATAAAAGCGTATAGCTGGCGCGTCCCCACCCTGATGACGGGAATGAGGGAAGGGAGTGTTTCATTATTTCAGCGCCGCCCGAACAGGGTCTCGATCTCTGCTTTGCTGAGGCGCAGTACCGTGGGTCGGCCATGGCTGCATGTGGCGGCACGTGGCGTGGCCTCCATCTGCCGGAGCAGAGCGTTCATCTCCGGCACGGTCAGACGCCGCCCGGCGCGGATGGAGCCATGGCAGGCCATGCGGGCAAGGATGGCATCCAGCCTGCTTTCCAGCGCGGTGCTGGCGCCCAGCTCGGCCAGCTCCTCCGCGACATCGCGCAGAAGGGCAGTGACGGATTGTGGCTTCAGCAGAGCGGGCAGGGCCCGCACCAGCACAGCCCCGGGGCCGAAGGCTTCGATATCGAGCCCCAGTTTTGCAAGGGAGGAGGCAGCATCGAGCAGATGCGCCGCCTCTCGTGGAGGCATCTCCACCACTTCGGGCAGCAACAGCGCCTGACTGTTGACCTCCCCCTCCAGCAGGGCACTGCGGAGAGCCTCATGGGTCAGTCTTTCATGCGCGGCATGCTGATCGACCAGCACCAGCGCCCCGTCCGCAGCGACGGCAATAACATACGTATCCAGCACCTGTGCCACGGCTGCCCCCAGTGGATAGGCGGGATCGGGTGGTGATGCGGCGGGTGTCGGCCCGTCCTGAACCGCCTCGGGAGTGGAGGGCATGGCGCCACGGGCGGCCGGTGCATCCTGAAGAGGCAACTGGGCCTCTGCCAAACCGAAGCGCGGGCGTGCCGGGGGAGCGGCAGCGTAGCCGCCACCGCGCGTTGGCGTGTAGCTGGGACGGGAAATATGCAGCCGCGGGGGAGGAATGCTGAGGGTTGAGGATGCCTCTCCATCATTCTCTGTCTGGCCGACCGGTCTGCCGACCCCGGCCGCAAGAGTACGGCTGATCGCACCGATGATCAGCCCGCGCACTGCGGCTGCATCGCGGAAACGCAGTTCTGTCTTGGCCGGATGGACGTTCACGTCCACATCTTCCGGCGGCACGGTCAGTTCCAGCGCCACGATCGGGTGGCGTCCATAGGGGATCACATCCCGATAGGCCACGCGCAAGGCCGTGCGCAGCATCGGATCGGCAACCGGGCGTCCGTTCACCACGAAACTCTGGGAAGCGCCGGTGGCGCGGGTCACGGTGGGGGCACAGATGAAGCCACCCAGCAGCAGCGTTTCGCGCTCGGCAGCAACGGGCAGGAGAGCGGCGGCGGCTTCTTCCCCCAGCAGAGCGGCGATGCGCGCCTGGGCTGAGGCAGCTGGAAGGTCGAAGATTTCCCGTCCGTCGATTTCACAGCGGAATGCAACATGGGGGGCGGAGAAAGCCAGCCTCCGCACGGCGATTTCGGCCTGATCGGCCTCACTGCGTGGTGTCTTGAGAAATTTGCGGCGGGCCGGGGTCGCAAAAAACAGATCCCGCACCACGATTCGGGTTCCTTGCGGACCGGAGGCCGGTATGACCGCTCCAACGCGGCCACCTTCAACGGTAATGCTGTGGGCATGGTCACAGGCCACCGTGCGGCTGGTGATGCTCAGCCTTCCGGCGGCCCCGATCGAGGGCAGCGCCTCCCCCCTGAAACCCAGCGTGGCGATGCGGATCAGTGAGTCATCGGTCAGTTTGGAGGTAGCGTGACGCTGGATGGCCAGAGTCAGCTCTTCCTCCGTCATACCGCTGCCATCATCCCGAACTTCGATCCGGGTGATCCCGCCGCCTTCCAGCACGACGACGACGCGGCTTGCCCCGGCATCCAGAGCATTTTCCACCAGCTCCTTCACCACGGCGGCGGGCCGCTCAATCACCTCCCCCGCGGCGATGCGGTTGATGGTCGCATCAGGCAGCAGGCGGATGCGCGGCGAGGTGAAGGAAGCAGCAGACTCTGTCATGGATCGGATAATAGACCGAAACGGCCCGATCCAGAAGAAACCGGTTCAGAAGATCCCTAGGAAGCTGCTTTTCTTCTCTGGTGCCTGCGTGCTGGCAGTTGTCGGGGGCGGGGGAACCGTGATGCCCTTCTGACGCAGGCGGGCGGCTTCCTCGGCGGCGTTCAGCGTGGTGGGAACGGTATCGTCCTGCCAGAACATCAGCTTGTCCATCAGCCCGGATTTTTTCTTCTGACCCGGCAAAGGATCTGCTTGCGCATGCTGCGGCTGTCTGGACGGACCTGCGGCGCTCAGCAGGGCCTTTTGTCCCGAACTGTCCGTGGTGCCGGGATCGGACAGCGCTGCGGAAGGACTCAGCACGGCTTCAGCACCGATCTGTTCGTTCTGTTCCTGTGGACGCGGCGCGCCGGGCTTCGGTGGCTGCAGCGGCCCATCCAGATTGGCCGGAATGTCCAGTGGCGCGCGGGTCGTCACTTTGAACTCGTCCGGTGCATCATGTACCAGCCCGAAAGTGCGCAGGGCGCCTTCGCCGCAACCGGCGACAGAGCACAGGATTGCAATGGCAGAGACGGAGCGGAGCAGCGCCGCAAGGCGGAGGGGACGGTGGCGCGGAAAGCGGGTCATGGGGGCTGGGTTCATCATCCGGGCTGGGTTTCGGCGCATCTTGAGGAAAGAATAGCGGTATCGATGCCGCCTGTCTGCATCGGCTGCGGCCATAAAGGGAAAGGTTGTCTCAGCCTGTTTTCGACTGGGTTCGCCCGACCAGCGTATCGATGATCAGCAGGGCGACCCCGATGACGATGGCGGCATCAGCCACGTTGAACACGAACCATGACAGATCCCCCACATGCGCGTGGATGAAATCCACCACCGCGCCGAAACGGAATCGGTCGATCACATTGCCAATGGCTCCGCCACCGATCATCCCCAGCGCCATTGCAACAAGCCGGTTTTCTGCACGCCGCATCCACAGCAGCAATCCGGCGACGATCAGGATTGCTCCGCCGCCCAGTATCCAGATACCGGCAGGTCCAAACCCGTTCAGCAGGCCAAAAGTGACCCCCCGGTTCCATACCATGGTCAGGTTCAGGACGGGCAGCAGCACAATCTGATGCTTCTCCGGCAAGTTTACCGTTTCAAGAATGAACCATTTGCTGCCCTGATCGGCCAGCAGCACGATCAGGGCGGCCAGAATACCGATCGGCATATAGAATCCCGGAAACCGCCGTGCTTTCTCGGCGGCTCCGGCGCGGCGGATGGCGGCAATGCTGCTCATGACGTCATATCCTTCGCCTATTCCTGTAACCCCGATCTCAGGCGCTGCGGCAGATCAGACCGCTTTCAACCGCATCCGCGCAGCGTACACACAGGGCCGGGTGTGCGGCAATGCTGCCGACCTCCGGCAGCACCTTCCAGCAGCGCGCGCATTTCTGGCCGGGTGCGCGGGTGATGGAGACTTCCATCTGTGTACCATCCAGCACGCCTTTGGTGACTCCATCGGCATCGCGGGTAGGATCATAGACCTGTTCCAGCGCCGAGACGATGGTGATGTCCGCCCAGTCCGCTTCCGGCAGTAAATCCATTTCCTCCAGAGACAGCGGCAGGCGGACGGCAGCTTGCAAGGAGGCGCCAATCTGGTTGGCGCGGCGGGCTTCCTCGATCGGTGCTGTGACGCGGCGGCGGATGCTGCGGATTTCCTCCCAGCGCCGGGCAAGAACCGGATCGTGCCAGTGATGCGGCAGGGTGGGCAGGGTCTGGAGATGCACACTGTCCTGCTCGCCGAAGCGGGCGGTCCAGGCTTCCTCTGCCGTGAACACCAGCACGGGAGCCAGCCAGATGGTCAGGCAGCGATGCAGATGATCCAGCACAGTCCGCGTGGCACGGCGACGCGGACTGTCGGTACGGTCGCAGTAGAGCACGTCCTTGCGGATATCGAAGTAGAAAGCGGACAGATCGGTGGCGCAGAAATTGTGCAGGTCCGGATAAAGTCCGGTCCAGTCATGGCTTTCCACCGCCTGCCGGAAGCGTGTATCCAGCTCCGTGAGGCGATGCAGCACCCAGCGTTCCAGCTCCGGCATGTCTGCTTCAGCGACACGTTCTTCCTCATCGAACCCGTCGAGGCTGCCCAGAATCCAGCGCAGCGTGTTGCGCAGGCGGCGATACAGTTCGCCCTGCTGCTTCAGGATTTCCTTGCCAATCCGCAGATCGTCCCGCGTGTCGGAGGACATGACCCACAGCCGGAGAATATCCGCGCCGTACTGGTCGATCACTTCCTGCGGGGCGGTGACGTTGCCGAGGGACTTGCTCATTTTCCGTCCCTGCTCGTCCAGCACGAAGCCATGCGTCAGCACCGCCTCGAACGGAGCCGATCCGCGTGTGCCGACGGCTTCCAGCAGCGAGGACTGGAACCAGCCGCGATGCTGGTCGGAGCCTTCCAGATACAGATCGGCCGGCCATTTCATGTCCCGCGCTTCCAGCACGAAAGCATGGGTGGAACCGCTTTCGAACCAGACATCGATCACGTCGAACACCTGTTCGTAATCCTCGGGATCGCGATCATTGCCGAGGAAGCGGGAAGGGGGAGAGGAATACCATGCATCGGCCCCTTCCTCCTGGAAGGCGGAGACGATGCGCTCCATCACGGTGGCGTCACGCAGCACCTGCCCGGTGGCTTTTTCCACGAACACGGCGATGGGCACGCCCCAGGCGCGCTGGCGGCTGATGCACCAGTCCGGGCGGTTGGCAACCATGGAGCCGATCCGGTTGCGGCCCTGATCGGGGATGAAGCGGGTGCGGTCGATCTCGGCCAGTGCCTGCCCGCGTATGTCTTCCGGCCCGTCCATGCGGATGAACCATTGCGGTGTGGCGCGATAGATCAGCGGGGCCTTGGAGCGCCAGGAATGCGGGTAGGAATGCACCAGCGTGCTGCGGGCCAGCAGCATGCCCGCTTCCGACAGCGCCGCGCAGACCGGCTCGGCGGCCTTGTAGACATGCAGACCGGCAAAAAGTGGCACGTGTTTGTAGTAGGTGCCGTCATCTCCCACTGTTTCCGGCACTTCGATGCCATGGGCGCGACCGAGCTGGAAATCTTCCTCGCCATGGGCGGGGGCGGTGTGCACCAGCCCGGTGCCCTGCTCGGTGGTGACATGATCGCCCGGCAGCAGCGGAACATCGAACTCGTAGCCCCGGCCACGCAGCGGATGGGCGGCGATGGCGCCTTCCAGCGTGGCCCCCTTGAAGCGACGCAGCACGCGATGTTCACTGATCGCCGCGGCTGCCAAAGTCTGCGGCAGCAGGGCTTCCGCCACGATCAGGGTTTCGGTGCCGTCCGGGGCAGTGGGGGTCTCCACCAGCACGTAATCGATCTCCGGACCGTAGGCGACGGCGCGGCTGCCCGGCATGGTCCATGGTGTCGTGGTCCAGATCACCACATAAGCCCCGACCAGATCAGCCTCGCGGGCGCTCAGCACCGGGTAGCGCACATGGATCGTGGTGCTGGTATGGTCGTGATACTCGACCTCGGCCTCTGCCAGAGCGGTTTTCTCCACCGGACTCCACATCACCGGGCGCAGGCCGCGATACAGCGCGCCATTCAGCAGGAATTTGCCGATCTCACCCGCAATGGCGGCCTCGGAGCCGAAATCCATGGTGGCGTAGCGATTGGTCCAGTCGGCCTCCACCCCAAGACGGCGGAATTCGGCAGACTGGATGTCGAGCCATTTGCGAGCGTAATCACGGCATTCGGCCCGGAACTGAAGAACTGGCACCTCATCCTTGTTGCGGCCCGATTTGCGGTATTCTTCCTCGATCTTCCATTCGATCGGCAGGCCATGGCAGTCCCAGCCGGGCACATAGGCGGCATCGTATCCGGCCATCTGCCGGGCGCGATTGATCACATCCTTCAGAATCTTGTTCAGGGCGTGGCCGATATGCAGATGCCCGTTGGCGTAGGGGGGGCCGTCATGCAGCACGAACGGCTCCGCCCCGATGCGGGTCTCACGCAGCTTCCGCCCCAGCCCCATTGCCTCCCAGCGGGCGAGAATCCCCGGTTCTTTCTTCGGCAGGTCTCCGCGCATGGGGAAGGAGGTCGCCGGCAGGAAAACCGTGTTCCGGTAATCCGGGGTCTGAGGATCGCTCTGATCTTGGCTATGAGACATGATGGTCCGCCGCTGCAGGGCCGTCAGGATACGGCCCGGAAAGAAAAGAAGAAAATGGAAATCGCCGCGTCTGGCTGGCCGTCGCAACAGGGCACGCAGGAAGGTGCGCGGGCGGCCAGCTACCTAATTCGCAGGCAGGGGCGGGTGGAGATGGACTGAAACGGTCTGGACGACATGGCTGCATTCTGCATCGGGGGGCGGACTATGCTTGGCTGGACGGAAGCTGGTCAAGCAGCTTCCGCGCCTCATCTGCATCCCTGGCAATCTGGCTGCGGAGATCGTCCAGCCCGGTGAATTTTCGTTCTGCTCTCAAAAAAGCGTGCAGACTGACGGTGACATCCTGATCGTACAGATCGCCACTAAAGTCGAACAGATGTGCTTCCAGCCTGCTTTCCGGCCCTTCATTGACGGTTGGACGACGGCCGATATTGGCAACACCCGGATAGTCGGTGCCGTCCGGCAACCGGGCCGTGACGGCATAAACGCCGCGGGCCGGCTCCAGATGCCGACCGAAGGGGATATTCGCGGTGGGAAAGCCGATGGTGCGTCCCCGTTTATCACCGTGGGAGACGATGCCGCGAATTCCCCATGGCCGTCCGAGCAACTGTGCTGCACGCTCCGGATAGCCATCCTGCAACAGGCGGCGGATGCGGGTGGAGGAGAGTGGTCCCTCTGCATCCATGACGGGCGGAACGATGGTCAGCCCGATCCCCAGCGCCTCGCTGCGGGTGGAGAGCAGGGCGATATCGCCGCCGCGCCGGTGGCCGAAGGCGAAATCGGCTCCGCAGGCCAGATGTTTTGCATCCAGCCCGGCCAGCAGAACGCTGGAGATGAATTCCTCGGCTTCCATCAGGCTGAAAGCCTCGTCGAAGGCCAGCTCCACCACCCAGTTCACGCCCAGCCGTGCCAGCGCGTCGGCGCGCTCGGCGGAGAGGGTCAGGCGGAAGGGCGGATCGTAGGGGCGGAAGAACTCGCGCGGATGTGGTTCGAAGGTCAGCGCCATCAGAGGGGCGGTTGGCCTGGCCGCATGGGCGGCGCGGATAACGGCTTCGTGCCCGAGATGCACACCGTCGAAATTGCCGAGGGCGACGCTTGCGCCGCGGGCTTCGGGGGGAATGTGTCGCCAGTCCGTGATGATCCGCATGCCGCCGTTTTGCGCGAAGGATGCGTCGGGATCAATCGTTCAATGCAGCAGAAACAGGCAGGGCACCATGACAGGCAAGCATGAATGCGGCAGCCTGTGTTTTCATACATCCCACTGACCGCAACGGGAGTCTCACTCTGATGGCCGCACGTTTCGAAGACATATCCGCGCCGAGACCCACACGGGAAAGCCTCGCCGCCGGACGGGACGCCGTGCTGGCCCTGATGGAAGCAGGGGAGTGGGCGCAGGCCCTGTCCACCATGGATCAGGATCGGCGGGATTATGCACGCTGGTCGGCATTGGTACATCTGGCTTTCTCCCGCAACACGGCGGATGCGGAGGCGAAGGCGGAGCGCAGTTATGCGGATTCTCTGGCGCCTTTTGCGCAGGATTGTGAGGTCACGCTGAAGCGGCGTGTGCTGGCCCATCCTGACCGTGCGTCGATTCTGCCTTTGCTGGCACCTCCTTATGGTGAGCATGTGCTGGCGCTGTGGGAGGCGGATATCACCACCTTTATCCCTGCCATTGCTGACGATCTGGAACAGGAATCGAAGCTGGAGGCGGACTATACCGAGCTTCTGGCGGCGGCCCGGCTGGAGATCGGCGGTCAAACCGTCAATCTCTCCGGCCTTGCCCCTTATGCCGAGCATGCGGATCGCGCGATCCGTCATGAGGCGGAGGCGGTACGCTGGCAGTATTTTGCTGATCATGGTGAGAGGCTGGACGG of Granulibacter bethesdensis contains these proteins:
- the ileS gene encoding isoleucine--tRNA ligase; protein product: MSHSQDQSDPQTPDYRNTVFLPATSFPMRGDLPKKEPGILARWEAMGLGRKLRETRIGAEPFVLHDGPPYANGHLHIGHALNKILKDVINRARQMAGYDAAYVPGWDCHGLPIEWKIEEEYRKSGRNKDEVPVLQFRAECRDYARKWLDIQSAEFRRLGVEADWTNRYATMDFGSEAAIAGEIGKFLLNGALYRGLRPVMWSPVEKTALAEAEVEYHDHTSTTIHVRYPVLSAREADLVGAYVVIWTTTPWTMPGSRAVAYGPEIDYVLVETPTAPDGTETLIVAEALLPQTLAAAAISEHRVLRRFKGATLEGAIAAHPLRGRGYEFDVPLLPGDHVTTEQGTGLVHTAPAHGEEDFQLGRAHGIEVPETVGDDGTYYKHVPLFAGLHVYKAAEPVCAALSEAGMLLARSTLVHSYPHSWRSKAPLIYRATPQWFIRMDGPEDIRGQALAEIDRTRFIPDQGRNRIGSMVANRPDWCISRQRAWGVPIAVFVEKATGQVLRDATVMERIVSAFQEEGADAWYSSPPSRFLGNDRDPEDYEQVFDVIDVWFESGSTHAFVLEARDMKWPADLYLEGSDQHRGWFQSSLLEAVGTRGSAPFEAVLTHGFVLDEQGRKMSKSLGNVTAPQEVIDQYGADILRLWVMSSDTRDDLRIGKEILKQQGELYRRLRNTLRWILGSLDGFDEEERVAEADMPELERWVLHRLTELDTRFRQAVESHDWTGLYPDLHNFCATDLSAFYFDIRKDVLYCDRTDSPRRRATRTVLDHLHRCLTIWLAPVLVFTAEEAWTARFGEQDSVHLQTLPTLPHHWHDPVLARRWEEIRSIRRRVTAPIEEARRANQIGASLQAAVRLPLSLEEMDLLPEADWADITIVSALEQVYDPTRDADGVTKGVLDGTQMEVSITRAPGQKCARCWKVLPEVGSIAAHPALCVRCADAVESGLICRSA
- the mutL gene encoding DNA mismatch repair endonuclease MutL translates to MTESAASFTSPRIRLLPDATINRIAAGEVIERPAAVVKELVENALDAGASRVVVVLEGGGITRIEVRDDGSGMTEEELTLAIQRHATSKLTDDSLIRIATLGFRGEALPSIGAAGRLSITSRTVACDHAHSITVEGGRVGAVIPASGPQGTRIVVRDLFFATPARRKFLKTPRSEADQAEIAVRRLAFSAPHVAFRCEIDGREIFDLPAASAQARIAALLGEEAAAALLPVAAERETLLLGGFICAPTVTRATGASQSFVVNGRPVADPMLRTALRVAYRDVIPYGRHPIVALELTVPPEDVDVNVHPAKTELRFRDAAAVRGLIIGAISRTLAAGVGRPVGQTENDGEASSTLSIPPPRLHISRPSYTPTRGGGYAAAPPARPRFGLAEAQLPLQDAPAARGAMPSTPEAVQDGPTPAASPPDPAYPLGAAVAQVLDTYVIAVAADGALVLVDQHAAHERLTHEALRSALLEGEVNSQALLLPEVVEMPPREAAHLLDAASSLAKLGLDIEAFGPGAVLVRALPALLKPQSVTALLRDVAEELAELGASTALESRLDAILARMACHGSIRAGRRLTVPEMNALLRQMEATPRAATCSHGRPTVLRLSKAEIETLFGRR
- a CDS encoding bifunctional riboflavin kinase/FAD synthetase — its product is MRIITDWRHIPPEARGASVALGNFDGVHLGHEAVIRAAHAARPTAPLMALTFEPHPREFFRPYDPPFRLTLSAERADALARLGVNWVVELAFDEAFSLMEAEEFISSVLLAGLDAKHLACGADFAFGHRRGGDIALLSTRSEALGIGLTIVPPVMDAEGPLSSTRIRRLLQDGYPERAAQLLGRPWGIRGIVSHGDKRGRTIGFPTANIPFGRHLEPARGVYAVTARLPDGTDYPGVANIGRRPTVNEGPESRLEAHLFDFSGDLYDQDVTVSLHAFLRAERKFTGLDDLRSQIARDADEARKLLDQLPSSQA
- a CDS encoding DUF3035 domain-containing protein, with amino-acid sequence MTRFPRHRPLRLAALLRSVSAIAILCSVAGCGEGALRTFGLVHDAPDEFKVTTRAPLDIPANLDGPLQPPKPGAPRPQEQNEQIGAEAVLSPSAALSDPGTTDSSGQKALLSAAGPSRQPQHAQADPLPGQKKKSGLMDKLMFWQDDTVPTTLNAAEEAARLRQKGITVPPPPTTASTQAPEKKSSFLGIF
- the lspA gene encoding signal peptidase II, which produces MSSIAAIRRAGAAEKARRFPGFYMPIGILAALIVLLADQGSKWFILETVNLPEKHQIVLLPVLNLTMVWNRGVTFGLLNGFGPAGIWILGGGAILIVAGLLLWMRRAENRLVAMALGMIGGGAIGNVIDRFRFGAVVDFIHAHVGDLSWFVFNVADAAIVIGVALLIIDTLVGRTQSKTG